From the Synechococcus sp. HK01-R genome, one window contains:
- the ndk gene encoding nucleoside-diphosphate kinase, with translation MAAERTFIAIKPDGVQRGLVGEILGRFERKGFKLVGLKQLTPSRELAEQHYGVHKERPFFAGLVEFITSGPVVAMVWEGDGVIASARKLIGATKPLEAEPGTIRGDLAINIGRNVIHGSDAPETAQFEIGLWFQASELSDWTPSDQGWRTEG, from the coding sequence ATGGCTGCCGAACGCACCTTCATTGCCATCAAGCCCGATGGCGTCCAGCGTGGTCTCGTTGGCGAGATCCTTGGCCGTTTCGAGCGCAAGGGTTTCAAGCTGGTGGGGCTCAAGCAGCTCACCCCCAGCCGGGAGCTGGCAGAGCAGCACTATGGAGTGCATAAGGAGCGCCCCTTCTTCGCCGGCCTGGTCGAGTTCATCACGTCCGGCCCTGTGGTGGCGATGGTCTGGGAGGGTGACGGTGTGATCGCCAGCGCTCGCAAGCTGATTGGTGCGACCAAGCCCCTGGAGGCCGAGCCCGGCACCATCCGCGGTGATTTGGCGATCAATATCGGTCGCAATGTGATCCATGGATCCGATGCCCCGGAAACGGCCCAGTTCGAGATCGGTCTCTGGTTCCAGGCTTCCGAGCTGAGCGACTGGACCCCTTCGGATCAGGGCTGGCGCACCGAGGGCTGA
- the speA gene encoding biosynthetic arginine decarboxylase, whose protein sequence is MLSAPSGTDGTWTAQAGASVYGLDRWGDPYFSTNARGHVSVQPRGDRGGSIDLVDLVTGMRDRDLALPLLIRFDDILEDRLERLHAAFDRAIAHYGFRGRYQGVFPVKCNQQRHVVEQLVESGQRWHFGLEAGSKAELLIALSLLEDPDALLICNGYKDQRYIETAILARRLGRQPVVVIEQPEEVNRIIKASRDLGAAPLIGIRARLSTRSTGRWGSSVGDRAKFGLSIPELLDTVRALEEADLLSELRLLHFHIGSQINDIAVLKDALQEAGQIYVELHRLGAPMGYLDVGGGLGIDYDGSRSATAASTNYSLQNYANDVVATVRECCEPCNVPVPTLVSESGRALASHFSVLVFDVLGAGTAPDHAPSAAEDDPLIVRNLQETLNNINQSNLQEAWNDALKFKDDALSAFRLGYLNLPDRARAEQLAWACARKIASLIPPEHCPEDLRNLKASLATTYYANFSVFRSAPDTWAIDQLFPVMPIHRLDEEPDQLGNIADLTCDSDGKLARFIHDGKSKALLELHQPKPGEPYLVGLFLAGAYQEVMGNLHNLFGSTNAVHIRLAPGGGYRVDHVVQGDTNADVLQAMEHNPELMLERLRLASEQAISDGRLSVSDARRLMSHVTTSLRQTTYLQE, encoded by the coding sequence ATGCTCAGTGCTCCCTCTGGCACCGACGGCACATGGACTGCCCAGGCAGGCGCCAGTGTCTATGGGCTCGATCGCTGGGGGGATCCCTACTTCTCCACGAATGCCAGGGGGCATGTGTCTGTGCAACCCAGGGGGGATCGCGGCGGCAGCATCGACCTGGTGGATCTCGTCACGGGCATGCGGGACCGCGATTTGGCTCTCCCCCTCCTGATCCGCTTCGATGACATTCTTGAAGACCGCCTGGAGCGACTCCACGCCGCCTTTGACCGCGCCATCGCCCACTACGGGTTCAGAGGTCGTTATCAGGGGGTGTTTCCGGTCAAATGCAACCAACAACGCCATGTGGTCGAGCAGCTCGTCGAGAGCGGCCAACGCTGGCATTTCGGCCTAGAGGCCGGCAGCAAGGCCGAACTGCTGATCGCACTCTCACTTCTCGAAGACCCGGACGCCCTGCTGATCTGCAACGGCTACAAAGATCAGCGCTACATCGAAACCGCCATCCTGGCGAGACGCCTCGGTCGTCAACCCGTGGTGGTGATCGAACAGCCCGAAGAGGTCAATCGCATCATCAAAGCCAGTCGTGATTTAGGTGCAGCGCCCCTAATCGGAATCAGGGCTCGGCTGTCCACTCGCAGCACGGGACGTTGGGGGAGTTCCGTCGGCGATCGCGCCAAATTCGGGTTGTCCATCCCAGAACTACTGGACACCGTTCGAGCGCTTGAGGAGGCCGACCTACTCAGCGAACTACGCCTACTCCACTTCCATATCGGCAGTCAGATCAATGACATTGCCGTTTTGAAGGATGCACTGCAAGAAGCTGGGCAGATCTATGTGGAGCTCCATCGTCTGGGTGCTCCGATGGGCTACTTAGATGTAGGCGGTGGACTAGGTATCGACTACGACGGGAGTCGCAGTGCCACCGCTGCCTCCACGAACTATTCCCTTCAGAACTACGCCAATGATGTAGTGGCGACAGTGCGGGAATGCTGCGAACCCTGCAACGTGCCTGTGCCGACTCTCGTCAGCGAAAGCGGACGAGCTCTGGCCAGCCATTTCAGTGTGCTGGTCTTCGATGTTCTCGGAGCGGGCACAGCTCCTGATCACGCGCCATCCGCTGCTGAAGATGACCCGCTGATTGTGCGCAACCTGCAGGAGACCCTCAACAACATCAACCAAAGCAACCTGCAGGAAGCCTGGAATGATGCGCTCAAATTTAAGGACGATGCACTCAGCGCCTTCCGGCTGGGCTATCTCAATCTTCCCGATCGAGCACGGGCCGAACAGCTCGCATGGGCTTGCGCCCGCAAGATCGCATCGCTCATCCCCCCGGAACACTGCCCTGAGGATCTGCGCAACCTCAAGGCCAGCCTGGCCACCACTTATTACGCCAATTTCTCTGTTTTCCGGTCCGCCCCAGACACCTGGGCCATCGATCAACTCTTCCCGGTGATGCCGATTCATCGCCTGGACGAAGAACCAGATCAACTCGGCAACATTGCTGACCTCACCTGCGATTCAGATGGGAAGCTCGCCCGCTTCATTCATGATGGCAAGAGCAAAGCACTGCTCGAGCTCCACCAGCCCAAACCTGGCGAGCCCTACCTGGTTGGCCTCTTTCTCGCCGGTGCCTACCAGGAAGTGATGGGCAATCTGCACAATCTCTTCGGCAGCACCAACGCGGTGCACATCCGACTGGCCCCTGGTGGTGGCTACCGGGTTGACCATGTCGTGCAAGGAGACACGAACGCCGATGTGCTCCAGGCGATGGAACACAATCCCGAGCTGATGCTCGAACGTCTTCGCCTGGCCAGCGAACAGGCCATCAGTGATGGGCGACTCTCCGTCAGCGATGCCCGTCGTCTCATGAGCCACGTGACCACCAGTCTTCGCCAAACCACCTATCTGCAGGAATGA
- a CDS encoding Coq4 family protein, which translates to MDERWRPQPIDLNVLKTLPEGSLGRIYADQLISQGITPDSLIDPSPVTTAQDFVVHRLKETHDIVHVLTGFGIDGASELRLQGFNLAQNRSPIAVMLIFGGMLSALQNDEPLAPMLRALAQGFQMGLDAELVIARKLEDGWDRPLSDWRRELKLPVESEP; encoded by the coding sequence ATGGATGAGCGCTGGCGCCCGCAGCCGATCGATCTGAACGTTCTGAAGACCCTGCCTGAGGGCAGCCTCGGTCGCATCTACGCCGACCAACTGATCAGCCAGGGAATCACCCCCGACAGCTTGATCGATCCATCCCCAGTGACCACCGCGCAGGATTTCGTGGTGCACCGACTCAAAGAAACCCACGACATCGTGCACGTCCTGACTGGCTTCGGGATCGATGGGGCCAGTGAACTGAGGCTCCAGGGGTTCAACCTTGCGCAGAATCGCTCACCCATTGCCGTGATGCTGATCTTCGGCGGGATGCTTTCAGCCCTTCAGAACGACGAACCTCTCGCCCCGATGCTGCGAGCCTTGGCGCAGGGCTTTCAGATGGGACTTGATGCGGAGCTGGTCATTGCTCGAAAACTCGAAGATGGTTGGGATCGGCCCCTGAGCGACTGGCGAAGAGAACTGAAACTTCCCGTCGAGTCCGAGCCATGA
- the alaS gene encoding alanine--tRNA ligase produces the protein MAVARSSRPQEARPRSGAQIREAFLSFFEQRGHARMASASLVPEDPTVLLTIAGMLPFKPVFLGQQERPAPCATSSQKCIRTNDIENVGRTARHHTFFEMLGNFSFGDYFKQQAIEWAWELSTGVFGLDPKNLVVSVFREDDEAEVIWRDVVGVNPKRIIRMDEADNFWASGPTGPCGPCSEIYYDFKPDLGDEGIDLEDDSRFIEFYNLVFMQYNRDAEGTLTPLANRNIDTGMGLERMAQILQGVPNNYETDLIYPLIETAAALAGVDYKALDDKGKTSLKVIGDHSRAVTQLICDGVTASNLGRGYILRRLLRRVVRHGRLLGIDKPFLTAMGEASIALMQAVHPQLIERKEVILAELQREEARFLETLERGEKLLADVLAAKPKQISGEQAFELYDTYGFPLELTEEIAEEHGLRVDLEGFEAAMEAQRQRAKAAAVSIDLTLQDAIDQVAAELDATSFRGYELLEHSSSVQALVVNGEPAQTAVAGDAVQVVLDTTPFYGEGGGQVGDRGVLAGDGADGNGLIVAIDAVSRNRSVFVHSGRVERGSLSVGAVVHGQVDRACRRRAQANHTATHLLQAALKQVVDPGIGQAGSLVDFERLRFDFHCPRAVTGAELEQIETLINGWISEAHRLEVQEMAIEKAKAAGAVAMFGEKYADVVRVVDVPGVSMELCGGTHVANTAEIGLFKIVSESGVAAGIRRIEAVAGPAVLAYLNERDAVVKQLGERFKAQPGEIVERVIALQEELKATGKALSAAQAELAVAKSAALAGKATALAGFQLLVERLDGVDGAGLQGAAQSLADQLGDGAAVVLGGLPDPADQGKVILVAAFGKGVIAAKLQAGKFIGGIAKVCGGGGGGRPNLAQAGGRDGAALDAALAAAREELHAALS, from the coding sequence ATGGCTGTTGCACGATCGTCGCGTCCGCAGGAAGCACGTCCCCGCAGCGGTGCGCAGATTCGCGAGGCCTTCCTCAGCTTCTTTGAGCAGCGGGGGCATGCACGCATGGCGAGTGCCTCCCTGGTGCCAGAGGACCCCACGGTGTTGCTCACGATCGCCGGCATGTTGCCGTTCAAGCCGGTCTTCCTCGGCCAGCAGGAGCGGCCGGCACCCTGTGCGACCAGTTCACAGAAGTGCATTCGCACCAATGACATCGAAAACGTGGGTCGCACGGCGCGGCACCACACCTTTTTCGAGATGCTCGGCAATTTCTCGTTCGGGGACTATTTCAAGCAGCAGGCGATTGAGTGGGCCTGGGAGTTGAGCACCGGGGTGTTCGGATTGGATCCGAAGAATCTCGTGGTGAGTGTGTTCCGTGAGGACGACGAAGCCGAGGTGATCTGGCGTGACGTGGTGGGGGTCAACCCCAAGCGGATCATTCGCATGGATGAGGCCGATAACTTCTGGGCATCTGGGCCGACCGGCCCCTGTGGCCCCTGTTCGGAGATCTATTACGACTTCAAGCCCGACCTTGGTGATGAGGGAATCGATCTCGAAGACGACTCCCGGTTCATCGAGTTCTACAACTTGGTGTTCATGCAGTACAACCGCGATGCGGAGGGCACCCTCACCCCGCTTGCCAATCGCAACATCGATACCGGCATGGGCCTCGAGCGGATGGCCCAGATCCTCCAGGGGGTGCCCAACAACTACGAGACCGACCTCATCTATCCGCTGATCGAAACGGCGGCTGCTCTTGCAGGAGTTGATTACAAGGCCCTGGATGACAAGGGCAAGACGAGCCTGAAAGTGATCGGTGACCACAGCCGAGCCGTGACTCAGCTCATCTGCGATGGCGTGACCGCCAGCAACCTTGGCCGCGGCTACATCCTGCGTCGCCTGCTGCGCCGGGTGGTGCGGCATGGACGCCTCCTGGGGATCGACAAGCCTTTCCTGACGGCGATGGGTGAGGCGTCGATTGCTTTGATGCAGGCGGTGCATCCCCAATTGATTGAGCGCAAGGAGGTGATCCTTGCCGAACTTCAGCGCGAGGAAGCCCGCTTTCTTGAAACCCTCGAGCGCGGCGAAAAGCTGCTGGCGGATGTGCTTGCGGCTAAGCCCAAGCAGATCTCAGGCGAGCAGGCCTTCGAGCTCTACGACACCTATGGCTTTCCACTCGAACTCACCGAGGAGATTGCCGAGGAGCATGGCCTCAGGGTGGATCTTGAGGGGTTCGAGGCGGCTATGGAGGCCCAGCGTCAGCGGGCCAAGGCGGCAGCCGTGAGCATCGATCTCACCCTTCAGGATGCGATCGATCAGGTGGCGGCTGAACTCGATGCCACAAGCTTCCGGGGCTATGAGCTTTTGGAACACAGCAGCAGCGTGCAGGCGCTGGTGGTGAACGGCGAGCCCGCCCAAACCGCTGTGGCCGGTGATGCGGTGCAGGTGGTGCTCGACACCACGCCCTTCTATGGCGAGGGTGGCGGCCAGGTGGGAGACCGTGGCGTACTGGCCGGAGACGGCGCCGACGGCAACGGACTGATCGTGGCGATCGACGCTGTGTCGCGGAACCGCAGTGTGTTCGTGCACAGCGGCCGTGTGGAGCGCGGCAGCCTCAGCGTTGGTGCTGTGGTGCATGGTCAGGTGGATCGCGCCTGTCGGCGCCGGGCCCAGGCCAATCACACGGCCACGCATCTGTTGCAGGCTGCGCTGAAGCAGGTGGTGGATCCCGGAATTGGCCAGGCTGGATCCCTGGTGGATTTCGAGCGCTTGCGTTTCGATTTCCACTGCCCTCGGGCGGTGACTGGGGCGGAGCTCGAGCAGATCGAGACCTTGATCAATGGCTGGATCAGCGAGGCCCACCGGCTTGAGGTGCAGGAGATGGCGATCGAGAAAGCCAAGGCCGCCGGTGCCGTGGCGATGTTCGGCGAGAAGTATGCCGATGTCGTGCGCGTCGTCGATGTCCCGGGGGTGTCGATGGAGCTCTGCGGAGGGACCCATGTGGCCAATACCGCTGAGATCGGTCTGTTCAAGATCGTGAGCGAGAGCGGCGTGGCTGCCGGCATCCGCCGCATCGAGGCCGTGGCCGGCCCGGCGGTGCTGGCGTATCTCAATGAGCGCGATGCGGTAGTGAAACAGCTGGGTGAGCGCTTCAAGGCCCAGCCCGGCGAGATCGTGGAACGGGTGATCGCGCTACAGGAGGAACTCAAGGCCACGGGGAAGGCGCTGTCAGCGGCTCAGGCGGAGTTGGCCGTGGCCAAGTCGGCGGCACTGGCAGGCAAGGCCACGGCTTTGGCTGGCTTCCAGCTGCTGGTGGAACGCTTGGATGGTGTGGACGGTGCCGGCCTACAAGGGGCGGCCCAGAGCCTGGCCGATCAGCTCGGCGATGGGGCTGCCGTGGTGCTTGGAGGCCTGCCGGATCCAGCTGATCAAGGCAAGGTGATTCTGGTGGCAGCCTTTGGTAAGGGGGTGATTGCCGCCAAGCTCCAGGCCGGCAAGTTCATTGGTGGAATCGCCAAGGTCTGCGGTGGCGGCGGTGGCGGCCGCCCCAACCTGGCCCAGGCCGGAGGGCGTGATGGTGCTGCATTGGATGCAGCGTTGGCCGCGGCCCGGGAGGAGCTGCATGCAGCGTTGTCATGA
- a CDS encoding DEAD/DEAH box helicase codes for MSLLHATWLPAIRTPTSSGRPALLVWADTWRVAEPAGPGLTPALHPFTLSPDDLRAWLTERDLLPEGIIDATACLTLPSRSLKRRKKRSDSNDSEENDGWTGLPLQAGEPIPKQTEWWPWQVQGLAIEPGAATSWLARLPLSGRHPDLADELRWWSHMQRWALSLIARGRWIPQVEQSKGEGYPHRARWVPLLNREDDRRRLEDLASRLPLVATCALPWREPTGRRSNRTTRLRPEAMRAANPVACCRPRSGRLRVATLLEDLVDAQLRMGFTPQSEGLDPLLTAWQDALGSDTGVITLGDEEAERLATASHHWREGVAGNVAAARACLELETPAEGEDLWTLRFALQAEADPTLKVPAGVAWAAGPKGLQLGEIAVDHPGELLLEGMGRALTVFTPIERGLDSATPEAMQITPAEAFVLVRTAARQLRDVGVGVDLPPSLSGGLASRLGLAIQAELPERSRGFTLGENLDWSWELMIGGVTLTLRELERLAGKRSPLVNHKGAWIELRPNDLKNAERFFAAKPDLSLDDALRLTATEGDTLMRMPVHRLEAGPRLQAVLEQYHQQKAPDPLPAPEGFCGQLRPYQERGLGWLAFLHRFDQGACLADDMGLGKTIQLLAFLQHLKAEQELKRPVLLVAPTSVLTNWKREAAAFTPELQVKEHYGPRRPSTPAALKKDLKDVDLVLTSYGLLQRDSELLESMDWQGMVIDEAQAIKNPSAKQSQAARDLARPGRGSRFRIALTGTPVENRVSELWALMDFLNPRVLGEEDFFRQRYRMPIERYGDMSSLRDLKSRVGPFILRRLKTDKAIISDLPEKVELSEWVGLSKEQKSLYAKTVEDTLDAIARAPRGQRHGQVLGLLTRLKQICNHPALALKEESASEDFLQRSVKLQRLEEILEEVIEAGDRALLFTQFAEWGHLLQGYLQRRWRSEVPFLSGSTSKGERQAMVDRFQEDPRGPQLFLLSLKAGGVGLNLTRASHVFHIDRWWNPAVENQATDRAYRIGQTNRVMVHKFITSGSVEEKIDRMIREKSRLAEDIIGSGEDWLGGLDMGQLKELVSLEDN; via the coding sequence ATGAGCCTGCTGCACGCCACCTGGCTCCCTGCCATCCGCACTCCGACCAGCTCCGGGCGACCGGCCCTGCTGGTGTGGGCAGACACGTGGCGTGTTGCTGAGCCTGCCGGTCCAGGCCTCACGCCAGCGCTTCACCCCTTCACCCTGAGCCCCGATGATCTGCGGGCCTGGCTGACCGAACGCGACCTCCTCCCCGAAGGAATCATCGACGCGACCGCCTGCCTCACGCTGCCGAGCCGCAGTCTGAAGCGCCGCAAAAAACGATCAGACAGCAACGACAGCGAGGAGAACGACGGCTGGACAGGGCTCCCCCTCCAAGCGGGTGAGCCGATTCCCAAGCAGACCGAATGGTGGCCCTGGCAAGTGCAGGGCCTGGCGATCGAACCCGGTGCAGCCACCAGCTGGCTTGCACGCCTCCCCCTCTCAGGTCGCCACCCTGACCTGGCCGATGAACTGCGCTGGTGGAGCCACATGCAGCGCTGGGCCCTGAGCCTGATCGCCCGTGGACGCTGGATTCCACAGGTGGAGCAGAGCAAAGGCGAGGGCTACCCCCATCGGGCCCGCTGGGTGCCGCTGCTCAATCGTGAGGACGATCGCAGACGCTTGGAGGATCTGGCCTCCCGCCTGCCCCTGGTGGCCACCTGCGCCCTGCCCTGGCGGGAGCCGACCGGCCGGCGCAGCAATCGCACGACCCGGCTCAGGCCAGAAGCCATGCGAGCCGCCAACCCGGTGGCCTGCTGTCGACCTCGCAGCGGTCGCTTACGCGTGGCAACCCTCCTGGAAGACCTTGTGGATGCCCAGTTGCGCATGGGCTTCACACCCCAAAGCGAGGGGCTCGATCCCCTCCTGACCGCCTGGCAGGACGCCCTCGGATCCGACACCGGCGTGATCACCCTGGGCGATGAGGAAGCTGAACGCCTGGCGACCGCCAGTCACCACTGGCGAGAAGGAGTGGCCGGCAATGTGGCCGCTGCCCGCGCCTGCCTGGAGCTGGAAACTCCAGCGGAAGGCGAGGACCTTTGGACCCTGCGGTTCGCCCTGCAGGCGGAGGCCGATCCCACCCTGAAGGTGCCCGCAGGGGTGGCCTGGGCCGCCGGTCCCAAGGGGCTGCAGTTGGGTGAGATCGCTGTCGACCACCCTGGCGAACTGCTGCTGGAGGGGATGGGACGGGCGCTCACGGTGTTCACGCCGATCGAACGCGGGCTCGACAGCGCCACCCCGGAAGCGATGCAAATCACGCCGGCTGAGGCCTTCGTTCTGGTGCGCACCGCCGCCCGCCAGCTTCGTGATGTCGGCGTCGGTGTCGACTTACCCCCCAGCCTGTCCGGCGGCCTGGCCAGTCGTCTTGGCCTGGCAATCCAGGCGGAACTGCCCGAGCGCTCCCGCGGCTTCACCCTCGGTGAAAACCTCGACTGGAGTTGGGAACTGATGATCGGCGGTGTGACGCTGACGCTGCGCGAACTGGAACGACTGGCGGGCAAGCGCAGCCCTCTGGTGAATCACAAGGGGGCCTGGATTGAACTTCGCCCCAACGACCTCAAGAACGCCGAGCGTTTTTTCGCCGCCAAACCCGATCTCAGCCTCGACGATGCCCTGCGCCTGACTGCCACAGAAGGCGACACGCTGATGCGGATGCCTGTGCACCGTCTGGAAGCCGGCCCACGGCTGCAGGCGGTGCTGGAGCAATACCACCAGCAGAAGGCCCCCGACCCGCTGCCCGCTCCCGAGGGCTTCTGCGGTCAGCTGCGCCCTTACCAGGAGCGCGGCCTTGGCTGGCTCGCCTTCCTGCATCGCTTTGACCAAGGCGCCTGTCTGGCCGATGACATGGGCCTGGGCAAGACGATCCAGTTGCTCGCCTTCCTCCAACACCTGAAGGCTGAGCAGGAGCTGAAACGACCGGTGCTGTTGGTGGCTCCCACCTCGGTGCTGACCAACTGGAAACGGGAGGCGGCCGCCTTCACCCCGGAACTGCAGGTCAAGGAGCACTACGGCCCTCGACGCCCGTCGACCCCCGCAGCGCTGAAGAAAGACCTCAAAGATGTGGATCTCGTGCTCACCAGCTATGGCCTGTTGCAGCGGGACAGTGAACTGCTGGAGAGCATGGACTGGCAGGGAATGGTGATCGATGAAGCACAGGCGATCAAGAACCCCAGTGCCAAGCAGAGCCAGGCGGCCCGGGACCTGGCCCGCCCCGGACGCGGTAGCCGATTCCGGATCGCCCTGACGGGCACACCGGTGGAGAACCGAGTGAGCGAACTCTGGGCCCTGATGGACTTTCTCAATCCCAGGGTCCTCGGGGAGGAGGACTTCTTCCGCCAGCGCTACCGGATGCCGATTGAGCGCTACGGCGACATGTCGTCGCTTCGGGATCTCAAATCCCGCGTGGGGCCCTTCATCCTGAGGCGCCTGAAAACAGACAAAGCCATCATTTCCGACCTGCCGGAGAAGGTGGAACTGAGCGAGTGGGTGGGGCTCAGCAAGGAGCAGAAGTCGCTCTATGCCAAAACCGTGGAGGACACCCTCGATGCGATCGCCCGTGCCCCCCGCGGCCAGCGCCATGGTCAGGTGCTGGGCCTGCTCACCAGGCTGAAGCAAATTTGCAACCATCCGGCTCTGGCTCTCAAGGAAGAGAGCGCCAGCGAGGATTTCCTGCAACGTTCCGTGAAGCTTCAGCGGCTCGAAGAGATCCTCGAGGAGGTGATCGAAGCCGGCGACCGTGCCCTGCTCTTCACCCAATTCGCTGAATGGGGTCACCTGCTGCAGGGTTACCTCCAACGTCGCTGGCGCAGCGAGGTGCCCTTCCTGAGCGGCAGCACCAGCAAGGGTGAACGCCAGGCAATGGTCGATCGCTTTCAGGAAGACCCGCGTGGGCCTCAGCTGTTCCTGCTGTCACTCAAGGCCGGTGGTGTGGGCCTCAACCTCACCCGCGCCAGCCATGTCTTCCATATCGACCGCTGGTGGAACCCAGCGGTTGAAAACCAGGCCACTGACCGTGCTTACCGGATTGGCCAGACCAACCGGGTGATGGTGCACAAGTTCATCACCAGCGGCTCAGTGGAAGAGAAGATCGACCGGATGATCCGCGAGAAATCCAGACTGGCAGAAGACATCATCGGCTCAGGCGAAGATTGGCTTGGTGGCCTCGATATGGGCCAGCTCAAGGAATTGGTGAGCCTCGAGGACAACTGA
- a CDS encoding SWIM zinc finger family protein, with product MTITPTGNGINTSLGDEGLGQQPWWVEQWMELINSYRFKKRLERAWAYAREGHVTSIRFEGRRVHARVQGTGEDPYKVKLWLDVLSDEDWGYVLKALTQKARWSAQLLAGIMPSDIERAFAASGRRLFPFKLQEVRSECSCPDKANPCKHISAVYFLMGERFSEDPFVLFQLRGRTRAKLLEDLAEQRREALEAIAQDEEASASATSDTPTTLTPPHPAVLDPTLWWRYDAALDGDLVVITPAMEGDTGLDAAGELPLAEEPRFPDAKQQFLAHLREQGQTLAQQAMLAAMATGG from the coding sequence ATGACCATCACCCCCACCGGTAACGGCATCAACACCTCCCTGGGCGATGAAGGCCTGGGGCAGCAGCCCTGGTGGGTCGAACAGTGGATGGAGCTGATCAACTCCTACCGCTTCAAGAAACGCTTGGAGCGGGCCTGGGCCTACGCCCGAGAAGGGCATGTGACCTCAATCCGCTTCGAGGGGCGACGGGTGCATGCCCGCGTGCAAGGCACCGGTGAAGACCCTTACAAAGTGAAGCTCTGGCTCGATGTGCTTAGCGACGAAGACTGGGGCTACGTGCTTAAGGCCCTGACCCAGAAAGCGCGTTGGTCAGCCCAGTTGCTGGCAGGAATCATGCCGTCGGACATCGAACGGGCTTTCGCAGCCAGCGGCAGGCGTCTGTTCCCCTTCAAACTTCAAGAGGTGCGCAGCGAGTGCAGCTGCCCTGACAAGGCCAACCCCTGCAAGCACATCAGCGCTGTGTACTTCCTGATGGGGGAGCGCTTCAGCGAAGACCCGTTCGTGCTCTTCCAACTGCGGGGGAGAACCCGGGCCAAGCTTCTGGAAGACCTGGCGGAACAGCGGCGTGAAGCCCTCGAGGCCATCGCCCAGGACGAGGAGGCGTCCGCCTCTGCAACCAGCGACACCCCCACGACCCTGACCCCACCCCATCCAGCCGTCCTGGATCCCACCCTTTGGTGGCGCTATGACGCTGCACTGGATGGAGACCTGGTGGTGATCACCCCGGCCATGGAGGGCGACACCGGCCTGGATGCGGCTGGCGAGCTTCCTCTGGCTGAGGAACCGCGATTTCCCGATGCCAAACAGCAGTTTCTTGCCCATCTGAGGGAGCAGGGTCAAACCCTGGCCCAGCAAGCGATGCTGGCGGCCATGGCCACCGGTGGCTGA
- a CDS encoding MEKHLA domain-containing protein: MAEQTSQEHNSAKERALPLEEAPWLSLEKRGLVNILLLSHQRAFGTPLLAGDRTGSSRRLACQELFAVDMAVLAHDGAALDSNEGPRLTYANAAALRLWRHTWPTMIGMPSRLTAPANARRERAQALQTAQRRDAYQGYRGIRIDREGRRFMINNASIWTLWDEEGRACGQAAAFSDWWWL; the protein is encoded by the coding sequence GTGGCTGAGCAGACCTCCCAAGAGCACAACAGTGCCAAAGAGCGAGCCCTGCCCCTTGAGGAGGCTCCTTGGCTGAGCCTGGAGAAACGCGGTCTCGTCAACATCCTGTTGCTCTCCCATCAACGGGCCTTCGGCACTCCGCTGCTGGCCGGCGACCGCACGGGCAGCTCGCGCCGCCTCGCCTGCCAGGAGCTGTTTGCCGTCGACATGGCTGTACTGGCCCATGACGGTGCTGCGCTCGACTCCAACGAAGGGCCCCGCCTCACCTATGCCAATGCCGCCGCCCTCAGGCTCTGGCGGCATACCTGGCCCACCATGATCGGGATGCCCTCCAGGCTCACCGCCCCCGCAAACGCCCGCCGAGAAAGGGCCCAGGCTCTGCAGACCGCCCAACGTCGGGATGCTTACCAGGGCTATCGCGGCATTCGCATCGATCGCGAGGGGCGGCGGTTCATGATCAACAACGCCAGCATCTGGACGCTCTGGGATGAGGAGGGGCGTGCCTGTGGGCAAGCCGCTGCCTTCTCAGATTGGTGGTGGCTCTAA
- a CDS encoding Hsp20/alpha crystallin family protein produces the protein MITLRQSPFDLFERLEQQLAQAERVPAAEIRDHADAYVIRVELPGVERNTIDVQATDRSVSVSAERQCPGEDKADDTALLSEFRYGTWSRSFRFPQGIDREQLRASYRDGVLEIRAGKAQTRTSVTVALED, from the coding sequence ATGATCACCCTTCGCCAATCCCCCTTCGACCTTTTTGAGCGCCTGGAGCAGCAACTGGCCCAGGCCGAGCGCGTTCCCGCCGCCGAGATCCGCGACCACGCTGATGCCTATGTCATCCGCGTGGAGCTACCGGGTGTCGAGCGCAACACGATCGACGTGCAGGCCACCGATCGCAGCGTGAGCGTGAGCGCTGAGCGCCAGTGCCCTGGCGAAGACAAGGCCGATGACACCGCCCTGTTGAGCGAGTTTCGCTACGGGACATGGAGCCGCAGCTTTCGCTTTCCCCAAGGCATCGACCGCGAGCAGCTGCGCGCCAGCTATCGCGATGGCGTGCTTGAGATCCGGGCCGGCAAGGCCCAGACCCGCACGTCCGTGACCGTCGCCCTGGAGGACTGA